A single genomic interval of Orcinus orca chromosome 19, mOrcOrc1.1, whole genome shotgun sequence harbors:
- the TMEM199 gene encoding transmembrane protein 199 isoform X2 translates to MASSLLVGERLVRALSAGGELEPEQLPGKLREEFEAVLGKKHKGGDRPAGPARLVSFRLIRDLHQYLRERGSTLYLHELLEGSEIYLPEVVKPPRNPELVARLEKIKIHLANEEYKRITRNVTCQDSRHGGTLSDLGKQVRSVKALVITIFNFIVTVAAAFVCTYLGSQYIFTEMTSVLAALIVASVVGLAELYIMVRVMEGELGEL, encoded by the exons ATGGCGTCTTCCTTGTTAGTTGGCGAGCGACTTGTACGCGCTTTGAGCGCCGGCGGGGAGCTGGAGCCAGAGCAGCTGCCCGGGAAGCTGCGAGAAGAATTTGAGGCCGTGCTAGGGAAGAAGCACAAGGGCGGCGATCGTCCGGCTGGCCCCGCTCGCCTGGTTTCTTTCCGCCTGATCCGGGACCTGCATCAGTACCTGAGAGAAAGGG gttccacactATACCTTCATGAGCTCCTAGAAGGCAGTGAAATCTATCTCCCAGAGGTTGTGAAGCCTCCTCGG AACCCAGAGCTAGTTGCCCGTCTGGAGAAGATTAAGATACATCTGGCCAATGAGGAATATAAGCGGATCACCCGCAATGTCACCTGTCAG gaTTCAAGGCATGGTGGAACCCTCAGTGACCTGGGAAAGCAAG TGAGGTCAGTGAAGGCTCTGGTCATCACCATCTTTAACTTCATTGTCACGGTGGCAGCTGCCTTCGTCTGCACTTACCTTGGAAGCCAGTATATCTTCACAGAAATGACCTCG GTACTGGCAGCATTGATCGTGGCCTCTGTGGTGGGTCTGGCTGAGCTCTACATCATGGTGCGGGTGATGGAAGGTGAGCTGGGAGAGCTGTAA
- the POLDIP2 gene encoding polymerase delta-interacting protein 2 isoform X1, protein MAGCVARRALTVGSRWWSRSLTGARGPRPLCAAGGAGTFPPVATTTTRRHLSSRNRPEGKVLETVGVFEVPKQNGKYETGQLFLHSVFGYRGVVLFPWQARLYDRDVASVAPEKAENPAGHGSKEVKGKTHTYYQVLIDARDCPHISQRSQTEAVTFLANHDDSRALYAIPGLDYVSHEDILPYTSTDQVPIQHELFERFLLYDQTKAPPFAARETLRAWQEKNHPWLELSDVHRETTENIRVTVIPFYMGMREAQNSHVYWWRYCIRLENLDNDVVQLRERHWRIFSLSGTLETVRGRGVVGREPVLSKEQPAFQYSSHVSLQASSGHMWGTFRFERPDGSHFDVRIPPFSLESNKDEKTPPSGLHWSL, encoded by the exons ATGGCAGGCTGTGTGGCCCGGCGGGCCCTGACCGTGGGCAGTCGCTGGTGGTCCCGGTCGCTGACCGGGGCCCGAGGGCCGAGGCCACTCTGTGCGGCGGGTGGAGCTGGGACCTTCCCACCAGTGGCGACCACGACGACGCGGAGGCACCTCTCGTCCCG AAACCGACCAGAGGGCAAAGTTTTGGAGACAGTTGGTGTGTTTGAGGTGCCAAAACAGAACGGAAAATATGAGACTGGGCAG CTTTTCCTTCACAGTGTTTTTGGCTACCGAGGTGTTGTCCTGTTTCCCTGGCAGGCCAGACTGTATGACCGGGATGTGGCTTCTGTAGCTCCAGAAAA AGCAGAGAACCCTGCCGGCCATGGCTCGAAGGAGGTGAAAGGCAAAACTCACACTTACTATCAGGTGCTGATTGATGCCCGAGACTGTCCACATATA TCTCAGAGATCTCAGACAGAAGCTGTGACTTTCTTGGCTAACCATGATGACAGCCGGGCCCTCTATGCCATCCCAG gCCTGGATTATGTCAGCCATGAAGACATCCTCCCCTACACCTCCACTGATCAGGTTCCCATCCAGCACGAGCTCTTTGAAAGATTTCTTCTATATGACCAGACAAAAG CACCCCCTTTTGCGGCTCGGGAGACGCTACGGGCCTGGCAAGAGAAGAATCACCCCTGGCTGGAGCTCTCCGATGTCCACCGGGAAACAACCGAGAACATCCGTGTCACCGTCATCCCCTTCTACATGGGCATGAGG GAAGCCCAGAATTCCCACGTCTACTGG TGGCGTTACTGCATCCGCTTGGAGAACCTCGACAATGACGTAGTACAGCTCCGGGAGCGACACTGGAGGATATTCAGTCTATCCGGCACCTTGGAGACAGTGCGGGGCCGAGGGGTGGTGGGCAGG GAACCAGTATTATCCAAGGAGCAGCCCGCATTCCAGTACAGCAGCCACGTCTCCCTGCAAGCTTCCAGTGGGCACATGTG GGGCACATTCCGCTTCGAGAGGCCTGATGGTTCCCACTTCGATGTCCGgatccctcccttctcccttgaAAGCAATAAAGATGAGAAGACACCACCTTCAGGCCTTCACTG GTCCTTGTGA
- the POLDIP2 gene encoding polymerase delta-interacting protein 2 isoform X2 yields the protein MAGCVARRALTVGSRWWSRSLTGARGPRPLCAAGGAGTFPPVATTTTRRHLSSRNRPEGKVLETVGVFEVPKQNGKYETGQLFLHSVFGYRGVVLFPWQARLYDRDVASVAPEKAENPAGHGSKEVKGKTHTYYQVLIDARDCPHISQRSQTEAVTFLANHDDSRALYAIPGLDYVSHEDILPYTSTDQVPIQHELFERFLLYDQTKAPPFAARETLRAWQEKNHPWLELSDVHRETTENIRVTVIPFYMGMREAQNSHVYWWRYCIRLENLDNDVVQLRERHWRIFSLSGTLETVRGRGVVGREPVLSKEQPAFQYSSHVSLQASSGHMWGTFRFERPDGSHFDVRIPPFSLESNKDEKTPPSGLHW from the exons ATGGCAGGCTGTGTGGCCCGGCGGGCCCTGACCGTGGGCAGTCGCTGGTGGTCCCGGTCGCTGACCGGGGCCCGAGGGCCGAGGCCACTCTGTGCGGCGGGTGGAGCTGGGACCTTCCCACCAGTGGCGACCACGACGACGCGGAGGCACCTCTCGTCCCG AAACCGACCAGAGGGCAAAGTTTTGGAGACAGTTGGTGTGTTTGAGGTGCCAAAACAGAACGGAAAATATGAGACTGGGCAG CTTTTCCTTCACAGTGTTTTTGGCTACCGAGGTGTTGTCCTGTTTCCCTGGCAGGCCAGACTGTATGACCGGGATGTGGCTTCTGTAGCTCCAGAAAA AGCAGAGAACCCTGCCGGCCATGGCTCGAAGGAGGTGAAAGGCAAAACTCACACTTACTATCAGGTGCTGATTGATGCCCGAGACTGTCCACATATA TCTCAGAGATCTCAGACAGAAGCTGTGACTTTCTTGGCTAACCATGATGACAGCCGGGCCCTCTATGCCATCCCAG gCCTGGATTATGTCAGCCATGAAGACATCCTCCCCTACACCTCCACTGATCAGGTTCCCATCCAGCACGAGCTCTTTGAAAGATTTCTTCTATATGACCAGACAAAAG CACCCCCTTTTGCGGCTCGGGAGACGCTACGGGCCTGGCAAGAGAAGAATCACCCCTGGCTGGAGCTCTCCGATGTCCACCGGGAAACAACCGAGAACATCCGTGTCACCGTCATCCCCTTCTACATGGGCATGAGG GAAGCCCAGAATTCCCACGTCTACTGG TGGCGTTACTGCATCCGCTTGGAGAACCTCGACAATGACGTAGTACAGCTCCGGGAGCGACACTGGAGGATATTCAGTCTATCCGGCACCTTGGAGACAGTGCGGGGCCGAGGGGTGGTGGGCAGG GAACCAGTATTATCCAAGGAGCAGCCCGCATTCCAGTACAGCAGCCACGTCTCCCTGCAAGCTTCCAGTGGGCACATGTG GGGCACATTCCGCTTCGAGAGGCCTGATGGTTCCCACTTCGATGTCCGgatccctcccttctcccttgaAAGCAATAAAGATGAGAAGACACCACCTTCAGGCCTTCACTGGTAG
- the TMEM199 gene encoding transmembrane protein 199 isoform X1, whose translation MASSLLVGERLVRALSAGGELEPEQLPGKLREEFEAVLGKKHKGGDRPAGPARLVSFRLIRDLHQYLRERGSTLYLHELLEGSEIYLPEVVKPPRNPELVARLEKIKIHLANEEYKRITRNVTCQDSRHGGTLSDLGKQVRSVKALVITIFNFIVTVAAAFVCTYLGSQYIFTEMTSQVLAALIVASVVGLAELYIMVRVMEGELGEL comes from the exons ATGGCGTCTTCCTTGTTAGTTGGCGAGCGACTTGTACGCGCTTTGAGCGCCGGCGGGGAGCTGGAGCCAGAGCAGCTGCCCGGGAAGCTGCGAGAAGAATTTGAGGCCGTGCTAGGGAAGAAGCACAAGGGCGGCGATCGTCCGGCTGGCCCCGCTCGCCTGGTTTCTTTCCGCCTGATCCGGGACCTGCATCAGTACCTGAGAGAAAGGG gttccacactATACCTTCATGAGCTCCTAGAAGGCAGTGAAATCTATCTCCCAGAGGTTGTGAAGCCTCCTCGG AACCCAGAGCTAGTTGCCCGTCTGGAGAAGATTAAGATACATCTGGCCAATGAGGAATATAAGCGGATCACCCGCAATGTCACCTGTCAG gaTTCAAGGCATGGTGGAACCCTCAGTGACCTGGGAAAGCAAG TGAGGTCAGTGAAGGCTCTGGTCATCACCATCTTTAACTTCATTGTCACGGTGGCAGCTGCCTTCGTCTGCACTTACCTTGGAAGCCAGTATATCTTCACAGAAATGACCTCG CAGGTACTGGCAGCATTGATCGTGGCCTCTGTGGTGGGTCTGGCTGAGCTCTACATCATGGTGCGGGTGATGGAAGGTGAGCTGGGAGAGCTGTAA